A genomic window from Castor canadensis chromosome 18, mCasCan1.hap1v2, whole genome shotgun sequence includes:
- the Pik3ip1 gene encoding phosphoinositide-3-kinase-interacting protein 1 isoform X2, translating to MQEARMRLAWIQTFLLSNMILAEAYGSGGCFWDNGHLYREDQSSPAPGLRCLNWLDTQGHLASSAPEWGAGDHNYCRNPDEDPRGPWCYISSEAGGLDKRTCENIRCPETTSQPPPASMTEPQEPSEVPGDGEVQVFPPANSMPARSEAAAVRPVIGISQRVRMNSKEKKDLGTLGGRI from the exons ATGCAGGAGGCGAGGATGCGGTTGGCTTGGATACAGACATTCCTTCTCAGCAACATGATCCTAGCAGAAGCCTATGGATCTGGAG GCTGCTTCTGGGACAATGGCCACCTGTACCGGGAGGACCAGAGCTCGCCAGCGCCGGGCCTCCGCTGTCTCAACTGGCTGGACACGCAGGGCCACCTGGCGTCCTCGGCACCCGAGTGGG GTGCCGGCGACCACAACTACTGCCGGAATCCGGACGAGGATCCGCGGGGACCCTGGTGCTACATCAGCAGCGAGGCCGGCGGCCTTGACAAGAGAACTTGCGAGAACATTCGCTGCCCAG AGACCACTTCCCAGCCACCTCCAGCCTCCATGACAGAGCCACAGGAGCCATCTGAAGTGCCAGGTGACGGTGAGGTGCAGGTGTTCCCTCCTGCCAACTCCATGCCAGCCCGGAGTGAGGCAGCTGCTGTGCGGCCCGTGATTGGGATCAGTCAGAGGGTGCGGATGAATTCCAAGGAGAAGAAGGACCTGGGAACTCTGG